Proteins encoded by one window of Synergistes jonesii:
- the mraZ gene encoding division/cell wall cluster transcriptional repressor MraZ, whose protein sequence is MGELCMLVGSYNHKLDGKGRMVLPAKFRGELGSSVVATIGIDRCIALYPAPRWEELLLKLKDLSSFKKKTRDFRRVLLSMASEQEIDAAGRILIPQILRDYAGSASEVTLIGAEDHLEIWDTAKWEEHRAEVLADFSEMAEELDEI, encoded by the coding sequence GTGGGTGAATTGTGCATGTTGGTGGGAAGCTACAATCATAAATTGGACGGTAAGGGACGCATGGTCCTCCCCGCCAAGTTCAGGGGAGAACTTGGCTCGTCCGTCGTGGCTACCATCGGCATCGACCGCTGTATAGCGCTTTATCCCGCGCCGCGCTGGGAGGAGCTTCTGCTGAAGCTGAAAGATCTTTCGTCGTTCAAGAAGAAGACGAGAGATTTCAGGCGCGTGCTGCTTTCGATGGCGAGCGAGCAGGAGATCGACGCGGCCGGCAGGATACTGATCCCGCAGATTCTGCGCGATTACGCCGGCTCGGCGTCGGAGGTCACGCTCATAGGCGCGGAGGATCACTTGGAGATTTGGGATACAGCTAAGTGGGAGGAGCACCGCGCCGAAGTTCTGGCCGACTTCAGCGAGATGGCCGAGGAGCTCGACGAAA